One genomic segment of Desulfobacterales bacterium includes these proteins:
- the ahbC gene encoding 12,18-didecarboxysiroheme deacetylase — MIGISKLYCRTVEPSDALRYSRDSKQLPSHLLQFSSDKKPVVVWNITRRCNLKCVHCYAQAKDIEYHSNELSTDEGKALIDDLSRFNVPVILFSGGEPLIRKDITELASYAVSKGIRAVISTNGTLISEDLAFKLKDIGLSYVGISIDGMKKINDKFRGVDGAFESAIQGIKNCQKAGIKVGLRFTVNKFNVDEIPSIFNLLEIQNIPRVCFYHLVYTGRGSELIDQDLSHDETRKAVDLIINKTKELHDKGLPKEVLTVDNHADGPYIYLRLLKEDPEHAKEVLELLKMNEGNNSGRGIGCISWDGEVHADQFWRHHSFGNIRNKPFSEIWTDLSNPLMAQLKDKKKHVKGKCATCKWLDVCGGNFRARAEAVSGDIWAEDPACYLSDEEIK, encoded by the coding sequence ATGATAGGGATATCTAAACTTTACTGCAGAACAGTCGAACCATCGGATGCTTTACGCTATAGCAGAGATTCTAAGCAATTACCATCACACTTACTTCAATTTTCAAGTGATAAAAAGCCTGTAGTTGTATGGAATATTACAAGGCGCTGCAACCTTAAATGCGTCCATTGTTATGCTCAGGCAAAAGACATTGAATATCATTCTAACGAACTTTCAACAGATGAAGGCAAAGCTTTAATTGACGATCTTTCAAGATTTAATGTTCCTGTAATACTATTTTCAGGAGGAGAGCCTCTTATACGAAAAGACATTACAGAACTCGCATCTTATGCTGTTAGTAAAGGCATAAGAGCTGTTATATCAACAAATGGAACATTAATTAGTGAAGATCTTGCTTTTAAGCTAAAAGATATAGGCCTTTCTTATGTTGGCATAAGTATAGATGGTATGAAAAAAATTAATGATAAATTTAGAGGTGTTGACGGAGCTTTTGAATCAGCAATTCAAGGCATAAAAAATTGTCAAAAAGCAGGTATAAAAGTTGGTCTTAGATTTACTGTAAATAAATTTAATGTTGACGAAATACCAAGCATATTTAACCTTTTAGAAATCCAAAATATTCCAAGGGTTTGTTTTTACCACCTTGTATATACTGGAAGAGGTTCAGAGCTTATAGACCAAGATTTAAGCCATGATGAAACAAGAAAAGCAGTTGATCTAATTATCAATAAAACAAAAGAACTCCATGATAAAGGTTTACCTAAAGAAGTTTTAACCGTTGACAACCATGCTGACGGCCCATACATCTATTTAAGACTTTTAAAAGAAGACCCAGAACATGCAAAAGAAGTTTTAGAACTTCTTAAAATGAACGAAGGAAATAATTCTGGCAGAGGAATAGGATGCATAAGCTGGGATGGTGAAGTTCATGCTGACCAATTTTGGAGGCATCACAGTTTCGGCAATATAAGAAATAAACCTTTTTCTGAAATATGGACAGACCTTTCAAATCCACTGATGGCTCAACTTAAAGATAAGAAAAAACACGTCAAAGGAAAATGCGCAACTTGCAAATGGCTGGATGTTTGTGGAGGTAATTTTAGAGCAAGAGCTGAAGCTGTAAGCGGCGATATCTGGGCTGAAGACCCTGCTTGTTATCTTTCAGATGAAGAAATTAAATAA